The Streptomyces sp. SS1-1 genome has a segment encoding these proteins:
- the ppdK gene encoding pyruvate, phosphate dikinase, giving the protein MSENKDPHVTKFVYDFTEGNKDLKDLLGGKGANLAEMTNLGLPVPPGFTITTKACKVYLDSGEEPAALRDEVSAHLDALEQKMGKKLGQADDPLLVSVRSGAKFSMPGMMDTVLNIGLSDKSVQGLAKQAGDDRFAWDSYRRLIQMFGKTVLGVDGDLFEEALEKAKEVKKVTVDTDLEAADLKKLVTAFKKIVKKEAGRDFPQDPREQMDLAIKAVFDSWNGDRAKLYRRQERIPHDLGTAVNVCSMVFGNLGPDSGTGVAFTRDPASGHQGVYGDYLQNAQGEDVVAGIRNTVPLAELETIDKKSYDQLMQIMETLENHYKDLCDIEFTIERGQLWMLQTRVGKRTAGAAFRIATQLVDQGLIDETEALQRVNGAQLAQLMFPKFDEQAKVQQVGRGIAASPGAAVGKAVFDSYTAVKWSRSGEKVILVRRETNPDDLDGMIAAEGILTSRGGKTSHAAVVARGMGKTCVCGAEELEVDTKRRRMTVPGGHVVEEGDVISIDGSSGKVYLGEVPVVPSPVVEYFEGRMHAGASDADELVEAVHRIMAFADRKRSLRVRANADNAEDALRARRFGAQGIGLCRTEHMFLGDRRELVERLILADTQEDREAALAELLPLQKKDFVELFSAMDGLPVTVRLLDPPLHEFLPDITELSVRVALAESRQEPHENELRLLQAVHRLHEQNPMLGLRGVRLGLVIPGLFTMQVRAIAEAAAERKNAKGDPRAEIMIPLVGTVQELEIVREEADAVIAEVEAATGTKLKLSIGTMIELPRAALTAGQIAEAAEFFSFGTNDLTQTVWGFSRDDVEASFFTAYLEKGIFGVSPFETIDKDGVGSLVAAAAKAGRATRPDLKLGVCGEHGGDPESVHFFHEVGLDYVSCSPFRIPVARLEAGRAATQSEGSDHR; this is encoded by the coding sequence GTGTCGGAAAACAAAGATCCTCACGTAACGAAGTTCGTTTACGACTTCACCGAGGGAAACAAGGACCTCAAGGACCTCCTGGGTGGCAAGGGCGCCAACCTCGCCGAGATGACCAACCTGGGACTTCCCGTACCTCCCGGCTTCACCATCACCACCAAAGCCTGCAAGGTCTACCTCGACAGCGGCGAGGAGCCGGCGGCACTGCGTGACGAGGTGAGTGCGCACCTCGACGCCCTCGAGCAGAAGATGGGCAAGAAGCTCGGCCAGGCCGACGACCCGCTGCTGGTCTCGGTCCGCTCCGGCGCGAAGTTCTCGATGCCCGGCATGATGGACACCGTCCTCAACATCGGTCTCTCCGACAAGTCGGTGCAGGGCCTCGCCAAGCAGGCCGGCGACGACCGCTTCGCGTGGGACTCCTACCGCCGGCTCATCCAGATGTTCGGCAAGACCGTCCTCGGCGTCGACGGCGACCTCTTCGAGGAGGCGCTGGAGAAGGCCAAGGAGGTCAAGAAGGTCACGGTCGACACCGACCTGGAGGCCGCGGACCTCAAGAAGCTGGTCACGGCCTTCAAGAAGATCGTCAAGAAGGAGGCCGGCCGGGACTTCCCGCAGGACCCGCGCGAGCAGATGGACCTCGCCATCAAGGCGGTCTTCGACTCGTGGAACGGCGACCGCGCGAAGCTGTACCGCCGCCAGGAGCGCATCCCGCACGACCTCGGCACCGCCGTCAACGTCTGCTCGATGGTCTTCGGCAACCTCGGCCCCGACTCCGGCACCGGCGTCGCCTTCACCCGCGACCCCGCCTCCGGCCACCAGGGCGTCTACGGCGACTACCTCCAGAACGCGCAGGGCGAGGACGTCGTCGCGGGCATCCGCAACACCGTGCCGCTCGCCGAGCTGGAGACGATCGACAAGAAGTCGTACGACCAGCTGATGCAGATCATGGAGACGCTGGAGAACCACTACAAGGACCTCTGCGACATCGAGTTCACGATCGAGCGCGGTCAGCTGTGGATGCTCCAGACCCGCGTCGGCAAGCGGACCGCGGGAGCCGCGTTCCGCATCGCCACGCAGCTCGTCGACCAGGGCCTGATCGACGAGACGGAGGCTCTGCAGCGGGTGAACGGCGCCCAGCTCGCTCAGCTGATGTTCCCCAAGTTCGACGAGCAGGCCAAGGTCCAGCAGGTCGGCCGCGGCATCGCGGCGTCGCCGGGCGCGGCGGTCGGCAAGGCGGTCTTCGACTCGTACACGGCCGTCAAGTGGTCGCGTTCGGGCGAGAAGGTCATCCTGGTCCGCCGTGAGACGAACCCCGACGACCTCGACGGCATGATCGCGGCGGAGGGCATCCTCACCTCCCGCGGTGGCAAGACGTCCCACGCGGCCGTCGTCGCGCGCGGCATGGGCAAGACCTGTGTCTGCGGCGCGGAGGAGCTGGAGGTCGACACCAAGCGCCGCCGGATGACGGTGCCCGGCGGACACGTCGTCGAGGAGGGCGACGTGATCTCCATCGACGGCTCCAGCGGCAAGGTCTACCTGGGCGAGGTCCCGGTCGTCCCGTCCCCGGTCGTCGAGTACTTCGAGGGCCGGATGCACGCGGGTGCCAGCGACGCCGACGAACTGGTCGAGGCCGTGCACCGGATCATGGCGTTCGCCGACCGCAAGCGCAGCCTGCGGGTGCGCGCCAACGCCGACAACGCCGAGGACGCGCTGCGCGCCCGCCGGTTCGGCGCCCAGGGCATCGGCCTGTGCCGCACCGAGCACATGTTCCTCGGCGACCGCCGTGAGCTGGTCGAACGCCTGATCCTCGCGGACACGCAGGAGGACCGCGAGGCGGCCCTCGCGGAACTGCTGCCGCTGCAGAAGAAGGACTTCGTCGAACTCTTCTCGGCGATGGACGGCCTCCCGGTGACGGTCCGCCTCCTGGACCCGCCGCTGCACGAGTTCCTGCCGGACATCACCGAGCTGTCGGTCCGCGTGGCCCTGGCGGAGTCCCGCCAGGAGCCCCACGAGAACGAACTGCGCCTGCTCCAGGCCGTGCACCGCCTGCACGAGCAGAACCCGATGCTGGGCCTGCGCGGCGTACGCCTCGGCCTGGTCATCCCCGGACTGTTCACCATGCAGGTCCGGGCGATCGCGGAGGCGGCCGCCGAGCGCAAGAACGCCAAGGGCGACCCGCGCGCCGAGATCATGATCCCGCTCGTCGGCACGGTCCAGGAGCTGGAGATCGTCCGCGAGGAGGCCGACGCGGTCATCGCGGAGGTCGAGGCGGCGACCGGCACCAAGCTGAAGCTGTCGATCGGCACGATGATCGAGCTGCCGCGCGCCGCGCTGACGGCGGGCCAGATCGCCGAGGCGGCGGAGTTCTTCTCCTTCGGCACGAACGACCTCACCCAGACGGTGTGGGGCTTCAGCCGCGACGACGTGGAGGCCTCCTTCTTCACGGCCTACCTGGAGAAGGGCATCTTCGGCGTCAGCCCCTTCGAGACGATCGACAAGGACGGCGTCGGCTCCCTGGTCGCCGCCGCCGCGAAGGCCGGCCGCGCCACCCGCCCCGACCTGAAGCTCGGCGTCTGCGGCGAGCACGGCGGCGACCCGGAGTCCGTCCACTTCTTCCACGAGGTCGGCCTGGACTACGTCTCCTGCTCCCCGTTCCGCATCCCGGTGGCCCGCCTCGAGGCCGGCCGCGCGGCGACGCAGTCGGAGGGCAGCGACCACCGCTGA
- a CDS encoding ROK family transcriptional regulator: MSARGQVSAGELLQLVRSGRAVTRGALQQATGLSRATVGQRLDRLFRAGWLREGAGGPVDSPLGGRPSITLEFDDSHAVVLAADLETRHARAAVLTLTGEILAEHSGTLVVEDGPDAVLGDLGRWFGELLEKSGHRAEEVCGIGLAVPGPVDTDSGRVVQPPIMPGWDGYDIRGRLARAFIEATGAPRVPVLVDNDANLMAYGEQRTHFPDCSAFVLVKVSTGIGAGVVVDGSLFRGVDGGAGDIGHIRIGAEARCRCGSYGCLAAVASGGAVARRLAEDGVPAASGSDVRDLLASGHPAASALAREAGRQVGDVLATVVTLLNPGVLMVAGDLAGTAFLTGVRELLYQRALPRSTAHLHVVTSRLGERAGLVGAGALVVEHLYAPERVEERLVALGV; encoded by the coding sequence ATGAGCGCACGGGGTCAGGTCAGCGCCGGGGAACTGCTCCAGCTGGTGCGGAGCGGACGGGCCGTCACACGCGGTGCGCTCCAGCAGGCCACCGGGCTGTCCCGGGCCACCGTCGGACAGCGCCTGGACCGGCTGTTCCGGGCGGGCTGGCTGCGCGAGGGCGCCGGGGGACCGGTGGACTCGCCGCTCGGCGGACGCCCCTCCATCACCCTGGAGTTCGACGACTCCCACGCCGTCGTCCTCGCCGCCGACCTGGAGACGCGGCACGCGCGCGCCGCCGTCCTGACGCTGACCGGCGAGATCCTCGCCGAGCACAGCGGCACCCTGGTCGTCGAGGACGGGCCGGACGCGGTGCTGGGCGACCTCGGCCGCTGGTTCGGCGAGCTGCTGGAGAAGTCCGGACACCGCGCCGAGGAGGTCTGCGGCATCGGGCTCGCGGTCCCCGGACCCGTCGACACCGACTCCGGACGCGTCGTCCAGCCGCCGATCATGCCGGGCTGGGACGGCTACGACATAAGAGGGCGGCTGGCCAGAGCCTTCATCGAGGCCACGGGCGCCCCGCGGGTCCCGGTCCTGGTCGACAACGACGCCAACCTCATGGCGTACGGCGAACAGCGCACCCACTTCCCGGACTGCTCCGCGTTCGTGCTGGTCAAGGTCTCCACCGGTATCGGCGCCGGGGTCGTCGTGGACGGCTCGCTCTTCCGGGGCGTCGACGGGGGCGCCGGCGACATCGGGCACATCCGGATCGGTGCGGAGGCGCGCTGCCGGTGCGGTTCGTACGGCTGTCTCGCCGCCGTCGCGAGCGGCGGCGCCGTGGCCCGGCGGCTCGCCGAGGACGGGGTGCCGGCCGCCTCCGGCTCGGACGTACGGGATCTGCTCGCGTCCGGGCACCCGGCGGCGTCCGCGCTGGCCCGGGAGGCCGGACGGCAGGTCGGGGACGTCCTGGCGACCGTGGTGACGCTGCTGAACCCCGGGGTGCTGATGGTCGCCGGGGATCTGGCCGGGACGGCGTTCCTCACGGGGGTGCGGGAGCTGCTGTACCAGCGGGCGCTGCCGCGCTCCACCGCTCATCTGCACGTGGTGACCTCGCGGCTGGGGGAGCGGGCCGGTCTGGTGGGCGCCGGGGCGCTGGTCGTGGAGCATCTGTACGCGCCGGAGCGGGTGGAGGAACGGCTGGTGGCGCTGGGGGTGTGA
- a CDS encoding MGH1-like glycoside hydrolase domain-containing protein, with protein MDRTAQLTALRTAADIAYDPPPDPAGTHVRAARVLAENWTGGSTVPARSLYPHQWSWDSAFIAIGLRHVSPLRAQTELETLLGAQWGDGRIPHIVFNPSVPLDAYFPSPDFWRSSTAGRAAGAPRTVQTSGIVQPPVHALAAWLVHRADPGLSRARGFLTRVYPRLAAWHRYLLHRRDLGGGGLASVVHPWEQGMDNSPAWDAPLSRVTPAPARTFRRADLDHGSPEDRPTDLDYGRYVRLAADYRDGGYADGGGEFAVEDPAFNALLIASEQALARIARELGATGTARWARAERLTAALIERTWDPARGMFLCRDVRGGGLIPERCVSGLIPLLLPTLPRDITARLVRTAHGPHFGLGTTTRLAPSYDLLGEAFDPHRYWRGPAWFNTGWLLERGLRVHGEHERARALRTALLDLAAASDFAEYVDPYTGAACGATGFGWTAALTLDLLHDGADGAGGPGAATAGEFEDVRELKGVKGGDRR; from the coding sequence GTGGATCGCACCGCCCAACTCACGGCGCTTCGCACGGCAGCTGACATCGCATACGATCCACCCCCGGACCCGGCCGGGACGCACGTCAGGGCGGCCCGCGTGCTGGCGGAGAACTGGACCGGCGGCTCCACGGTGCCCGCCCGCAGTCTGTATCCCCACCAGTGGTCCTGGGACTCGGCGTTCATCGCGATCGGCCTGCGGCACGTCTCGCCGTTACGGGCGCAGACCGAGCTGGAGACGCTGCTCGGCGCCCAGTGGGGCGACGGGCGGATCCCGCACATCGTGTTCAACCCCTCCGTCCCGCTCGACGCGTACTTCCCGAGCCCCGACTTCTGGCGCTCCTCCACCGCGGGGCGCGCGGCGGGCGCCCCGCGCACCGTACAGACCTCCGGCATCGTGCAACCACCGGTGCACGCCCTGGCGGCCTGGCTGGTGCACCGCGCGGACCCCGGGCTGTCGCGGGCGCGCGGCTTCCTCACCCGGGTGTATCCCCGGCTGGCCGCCTGGCACCGCTATCTGCTGCACCGCCGCGACCTGGGCGGCGGCGGTCTGGCGTCGGTCGTGCACCCCTGGGAGCAGGGCATGGACAACAGCCCGGCCTGGGACGCCCCGCTCTCCCGGGTCACCCCGGCCCCGGCCCGTACCTTCCGCCGCGCCGACCTCGACCACGGCTCGCCCGAGGACCGTCCCACGGACCTGGACTACGGGCGGTACGTGCGGCTGGCCGCCGACTACCGGGACGGCGGATACGCCGACGGAGGCGGCGAGTTCGCCGTCGAGGACCCGGCGTTCAACGCGCTGCTGATCGCCTCCGAGCAGGCGCTCGCCCGGATCGCGCGGGAGCTCGGCGCGACCGGCACGGCCCGGTGGGCGCGCGCCGAGCGGCTCACGGCGGCGCTGATCGAGCGGACCTGGGATCCGGCGCGCGGGATGTTCCTCTGCCGGGACGTGCGCGGCGGCGGCCTGATCCCCGAGCGCTGTGTGTCGGGGCTGATCCCGCTGCTGCTGCCGACGCTGCCCCGGGACATCACGGCCCGCCTGGTGCGCACGGCCCACGGCCCGCACTTCGGCCTCGGCACGACGACCCGCCTCGCCCCGTCGTACGACCTGCTCGGCGAGGCCTTCGACCCGCACCGCTACTGGCGCGGCCCGGCCTGGTTCAACACCGGCTGGCTGCTGGAGCGGGGCCTGCGCGTGCACGGCGAGCACGAGCGGGCCCGCGCCCTGCGCACGGCCCTGCTGGACCTCGCCGCCGCCTCGGACTTCGCCGAGTACGTCGACCCGTACACCGGCGCCGCCTGCGGGGCGACCGGCTTCGGCTGGACCGCCGCGCTCACCCTCGATCTGCTGCACGACGGGGCCGACGGGGCCGGCGGTCCCGGCGCGGCCACCGCCGGGGAGTTCGAGGACGTCAGGGAACTCAAGGGAGTCAAGGGAGGGGACCGGCGATGA
- a CDS encoding glycogen debranching N-terminal domain-containing protein — translation MTDRHHLLVYGGTFAAVGDGGDISGVRGIGSPDGLFVRDARHLSRWQLTVDGAVPEALTPVAEGDTARCVLVPRGGRSEPPAYTLFREQGVGDGSFVECLRVTSNRPVPTTIRLAVTADADFADQFELRSDHRTYVKSGATRSRHVLDHGVEFGYRRGTWRSTTTVTAEPEPDAVEETGTGARRLVWSLDLEPHGTTELTLRVMARPHGDARALRVPRSPGALAGQLLAQESEFVEGVAFPTGWPELAAACARGLADLAALQVPATGLDGEDLRVPAAGAPWFLTMLGRDALLTSLFALPYHPRPAAAVLSALAATQATTTDAESVAQPGKIVHEVRHGELAHFGQVPYARYYGSVDATPLFLVVLGAYVERTGDTALARRLEPHARAAVGWMLDHGGLTSRGYLVYRADRGGLANQNWKDSPGAICSADGTRPGGPVMAAGAQGYAYDALRRTAVLARTVWADETYAALLEQAAADLRDRFQRDFWMREHDFPALALDGDGNRLDALASDAGHLLWSGLLDKEYGEAVGRRLLEPDFFSGWGVRTLASGQAAYHPLSYHRGSVWPHDNALIALGLARYGLHDEARTVAHGLVDAATATGHRLPEVIAGYGRDTHPAGPVPYPHACLRESRSAAAPLALLTAVGGA, via the coding sequence ATGACGGACCGGCATCATCTGCTCGTGTACGGGGGGACGTTCGCGGCCGTCGGCGACGGCGGGGACATCAGCGGGGTGCGGGGCATCGGCTCCCCGGACGGGTTGTTCGTCCGCGACGCCCGGCACCTCAGCCGCTGGCAGCTCACCGTGGACGGGGCGGTGCCCGAGGCGCTGACCCCGGTCGCCGAGGGGGACACCGCGCGCTGTGTCCTGGTCCCGCGCGGCGGGCGCTCGGAGCCGCCCGCGTACACCCTCTTCCGTGAACAGGGCGTGGGGGACGGGTCGTTCGTGGAGTGCCTGCGGGTGACCAGCAACCGGCCCGTCCCGACGACGATCCGTCTCGCGGTCACCGCCGACGCCGACTTCGCCGACCAGTTCGAACTGCGCTCCGACCACCGCACCTACGTGAAGTCCGGCGCCACCCGTTCCCGCCACGTCCTCGACCACGGCGTGGAGTTCGGCTACCGGCGCGGCACCTGGCGGTCGACGACGACCGTGACGGCCGAGCCGGAGCCGGACGCCGTCGAGGAGACCGGGACCGGCGCCCGCCGCCTGGTGTGGTCCCTGGACCTCGAACCGCACGGCACCACCGAGCTGACGCTGCGGGTGATGGCCCGCCCGCACGGGGACGCGCGGGCCTTACGCGTGCCCCGCTCCCCCGGCGCGCTCGCCGGTCAACTGCTGGCGCAGGAGAGCGAGTTCGTGGAGGGCGTCGCCTTCCCGACCGGCTGGCCCGAGCTGGCCGCCGCGTGCGCCCGGGGGCTGGCGGACCTGGCCGCGCTCCAGGTCCCGGCGACCGGCCTCGACGGGGAGGACCTGCGGGTGCCGGCGGCCGGTGCCCCCTGGTTCCTGACGATGCTGGGCCGGGACGCGCTGCTGACCTCGCTGTTCGCGCTGCCGTACCACCCGCGGCCGGCCGCCGCCGTGCTGTCCGCCCTGGCGGCGACGCAGGCGACGACGACCGACGCCGAGTCCGTCGCCCAGCCCGGCAAGATCGTGCACGAGGTGCGGCACGGCGAGCTGGCGCACTTCGGGCAGGTGCCGTACGCCCGGTACTACGGCTCGGTCGACGCCACGCCCCTCTTCCTCGTCGTCCTCGGCGCGTACGTGGAGCGGACCGGGGACACCGCCCTGGCCCGGCGCCTGGAGCCGCACGCCCGCGCGGCGGTCGGCTGGATGCTGGACCACGGAGGGCTGACCTCGCGCGGCTACCTGGTGTACCGCGCCGACCGGGGCGGCCTCGCCAACCAGAACTGGAAGGACTCCCCCGGCGCCATCTGTTCGGCGGACGGCACCCGCCCCGGCGGCCCGGTGATGGCCGCGGGCGCCCAGGGCTACGCGTACGACGCCCTGCGCCGCACGGCGGTGCTCGCGCGCACGGTGTGGGCCGACGAGACGTACGCGGCGCTGCTGGAGCAGGCGGCCGCCGATCTGCGCGACCGCTTCCAGCGGGACTTCTGGATGCGGGAGCACGACTTCCCCGCGCTGGCCCTCGACGGCGACGGCAACCGGCTCGACGCGCTGGCGTCGGACGCGGGGCATCTGCTGTGGTCGGGGCTGCTGGACAAGGAGTACGGGGAGGCGGTGGGCCGGCGGCTGCTGGAGCCGGACTTCTTCTCGGGCTGGGGCGTGCGCACGCTGGCCTCCGGTCAGGCGGCCTATCACCCCCTCTCCTACCACCGGGGTTCGGTCTGGCCGCACGACAACGCGCTGATCGCCCTGGGCCTGGCCCGCTACGGGCTGCACGACGAGGCACGCACGGTCGCGCACGGGCTCGTCGACGCGGCGACGGCGACCGGGCACCGGCTGCCGGAGGTCATCGCGGGCTACGGCCGCGACACGCATCCGGCGGGCCCGGTGCCGTACCCGCACGCGTGTCTCCGTGAATCCCGTTCGGCGGCGGCCCCGTTGGCGCTCCTGACGGCCGTCGGGGGCGCCTGA
- a CDS encoding CDP-alcohol phosphatidyltransferase, with amino-acid sequence MPVFTRLSRRRPDDDSTGAAASAESEGAEGTVGAPEEDPPASGSRLARLRAWRTRYPTAARVLSLSVTALAALLVIGALLLPNTFPGLRPDRFTRVPAEAILGVAVVVVLPRRPRLVAAVVYGVGLAVVTLLNLLDMGFHEYLGRGFNAALDWSLLPDAKSYVADTLGGAVATGAAVGLVVLALLLIAVLAAATVRLANVLARHRVRAGRGALAAGVVWVVCAALGLQLAGLPVASDRAAGVLKTHAVRTVESLRDEAAFAETAKADTFGNTPPDQLLRGLRGKDVIFTFIESYGRSALEDPVMAPGVGRTLDAGTQALATAGYRARSGWLTSATYGGSSWLGHSTTMSGLWIDNQRRYRTVTAGDHLTLTRAFQKSGAWDTVGVMPGVQKGWPESEWYGLDRVYDAHRLGYEGPKFSWSTMPDQYALEAFQRQVHGRPHDRPLMSFVILTSSHQPWAPIPEMVDWDDVGDGSVFGPIEKAGRRPSDILTDSTASRKEYGRSIQYSVTSLTQWLERYGTKDTVLVFLGDHQPIARVSGERASRDVPVTVVAKDPKVLEKIADWHWTEGLKPAKDAPVWRMDAFRDRFLTAFGSTPHPSKG; translated from the coding sequence GTGCCTGTCTTCACACGCCTCAGCCGACGCCGCCCCGACGACGACTCCACCGGAGCGGCGGCCTCGGCGGAGAGCGAAGGCGCGGAAGGGACCGTGGGGGCTCCCGAGGAGGACCCGCCCGCCTCCGGGTCCCGTCTCGCCCGCCTCCGTGCCTGGCGCACCCGGTATCCCACGGCCGCCCGGGTCCTGAGCCTGTCGGTCACGGCGCTCGCCGCGCTGCTCGTGATCGGGGCGCTGCTCCTGCCGAACACGTTCCCCGGGCTGCGGCCGGACCGGTTCACCCGGGTCCCGGCGGAGGCGATCCTCGGTGTGGCCGTGGTGGTCGTCCTGCCGCGGCGGCCACGGCTGGTGGCGGCGGTGGTGTACGGGGTGGGGCTGGCCGTGGTGACGCTGCTGAACCTGCTCGACATGGGCTTCCACGAATACCTGGGCCGCGGCTTCAACGCCGCGCTGGACTGGAGCCTGCTGCCGGACGCCAAGTCGTACGTCGCCGACACCCTCGGCGGGGCCGTGGCGACCGGAGCGGCGGTCGGCCTCGTCGTGCTGGCGCTGCTGCTGATCGCCGTGCTGGCGGCGGCCACGGTCCGGCTGGCGAACGTGCTGGCCCGGCACCGGGTCCGGGCCGGCCGGGGCGCGCTCGCCGCCGGGGTGGTCTGGGTCGTCTGCGCCGCGCTGGGGTTGCAGCTGGCGGGGCTGCCGGTGGCGTCCGACCGCGCGGCCGGCGTCCTCAAGACGCACGCGGTGCGGACGGTGGAGTCGCTGCGGGACGAGGCCGCGTTCGCCGAGACCGCCAAGGCGGACACGTTCGGGAACACGCCGCCCGACCAGCTGCTGCGCGGTCTGCGGGGCAAGGACGTGATCTTCACGTTCATCGAGAGCTACGGCCGCAGCGCCCTGGAGGACCCGGTCATGGCGCCCGGGGTGGGCCGTACCCTCGACGCGGGCACGCAGGCGCTGGCGACGGCGGGCTATCGGGCGCGCAGCGGGTGGCTGACGTCGGCGACGTACGGCGGGAGCAGCTGGCTCGGGCACTCCACGACCATGTCGGGCCTGTGGATCGACAACCAGCGGCGCTACCGGACCGTCACCGCGGGCGACCACCTCACGCTGACCCGCGCCTTCCAGAAGAGCGGCGCCTGGGACACGGTCGGGGTGATGCCCGGGGTGCAGAAGGGCTGGCCGGAGTCGGAGTGGTACGGCCTGGACCGGGTGTACGACGCCCATCGGCTCGGGTACGAGGGGCCGAAGTTCAGCTGGTCGACGATGCCGGACCAGTACGCGCTGGAGGCGTTCCAGCGGCAGGTGCACGGGCGCCCGCACGACCGGCCGCTGATGTCGTTCGTCATCCTGACGTCCAGCCACCAGCCGTGGGCGCCGATCCCGGAGATGGTCGACTGGGACGACGTCGGCGACGGCTCGGTGTTCGGGCCGATCGAGAAGGCGGGGCGCAGGCCGTCGGACATCCTCACCGACTCGACCGCGTCCCGGAAGGAGTACGGCCGCTCGATCCAGTACTCGGTCACCAGCCTCACGCAGTGGCTGGAGCGCTACGGGACGAAGGACACCGTGCTCGTCTTCCTCGGCGACCATCAGCCGATCGCCCGGGTCAGCGGCGAGCGGGCGAGCCGTGACGTCCCGGTCACGGTGGTGGCGAAGGACCCGAAGGTGCTGGAGAAGATCGCCGATTGGCACTGGACGGAGGGCCTGAAGCCCGCGAAGGACGCCCCGGTGTGGCGGATGGACGCCTTCCGGGACCGGTTCCTGACGGCGTTCGGCTCGACCCCGCACCCGTCGAAGGGCTGA
- the dusB gene encoding tRNA dihydrouridine synthase DusB, translating into MPTTVPPVQIGPHTVRPPVVLAPMAGITNAPFRTLCREFSGGKGLFVSEMITTRALVERNEKTMQLIHFDESEKPRSIQLYGVDPATVGKAVRMIAEEDLADHIDLNFGCPVPKVTRKGGGSALPYKRNLLRAILREAVSGAGDLPVTMKMRKGIDDDHITYLDAGRIAVEEGVTAIALHGRTAAQHYGGTADWDAIARLKEHVPEIPVLGNGDIWSAEDAVRMVRETGCDGVVVGRGCLGRPWLFADLVAAFEGRTEDIARPSLREVADVMVRHATLLGEWIGDETRGVIDFRKHVAWYLKGFAVGSEMRKRLAITSSLEELRAGLDELDLDQPWPTGADGPRGRTSGNNRVVLPDGWLKDPYDCAGVGEDAELDTSGG; encoded by the coding sequence ATGCCCACGACCGTCCCGCCCGTGCAGATCGGCCCGCACACCGTCCGGCCGCCCGTCGTCCTGGCCCCCATGGCCGGGATCACCAACGCGCCCTTCCGCACCCTGTGCAGGGAGTTCTCCGGCGGCAAGGGGCTGTTCGTCAGCGAGATGATCACGACGCGGGCCCTGGTCGAGCGCAACGAGAAGACCATGCAGCTCATCCACTTCGACGAGAGTGAGAAGCCGCGGTCGATCCAGCTGTACGGCGTCGACCCGGCCACCGTCGGCAAGGCCGTCCGCATGATCGCCGAGGAGGACCTCGCCGACCACATCGACCTGAACTTCGGCTGCCCGGTTCCCAAGGTGACCCGCAAGGGCGGCGGCTCCGCGCTGCCGTACAAGCGGAACCTGCTGCGCGCCATCCTGCGCGAGGCCGTCAGCGGCGCCGGCGACCTGCCCGTCACGATGAAGATGCGCAAGGGCATCGACGACGACCACATCACCTACCTCGACGCCGGCCGGATCGCCGTCGAGGAGGGCGTCACCGCCATCGCCCTGCACGGCCGCACCGCCGCCCAGCACTACGGCGGCACCGCCGACTGGGACGCCATCGCCCGCCTCAAGGAGCACGTCCCCGAGATCCCCGTCCTCGGCAACGGCGACATCTGGTCCGCCGAGGACGCCGTACGCATGGTGCGCGAGACCGGCTGCGACGGCGTCGTCGTCGGGCGCGGCTGCCTGGGCCGGCCCTGGCTCTTCGCCGACCTGGTCGCCGCCTTCGAGGGGCGCACCGAGGACATCGCCCGCCCGTCGCTGCGCGAGGTCGCCGACGTCATGGTCCGGCACGCCACCCTGCTCGGCGAGTGGATCGGCGACGAAACGCGCGGTGTCATCGACTTCCGCAAGCACGTCGCCTGGTACCTCAAGGGCTTCGCCGTCGGCTCCGAGATGCGCAAGCGGCTCGCCATCACGTCCTCCCTGGAGGAGCTGCGCGCCGGCCTGGACGAGCTGGACCTCGACCAGCCCTGGCCCACCGGCGCCGACGGCCCCCGCGGCCGTACCTCCGGCAACAACCGGGTCGTCCTGCCGGACGGCTGGCTGAAGGACCCGTACGACTGCGCGGGCGTCGGCGAGGACGCCGAGCTGGACACCTCCGGCGGCTGA